The window TTGATGATCTGGGTGAATGGATTAAGAGTTGGACTGGGAGTTGATATTGCTAATTAAATGGGAAAAGTTGGTCAGTGGTTAGTTATTAGATGAGGGGCAGTACTGAACTCAGGTCTGGATATGAATTTCCCTACACATTGCCAACTTAGAAAGCTGGCATCCTCATTTGACTTGGAACATCAGATATTTGTGAATTTTCTAATTTGAATTAGACGTGAGAATATTTATAAGGTAATTTTTTAGCATTCTTTAAAGGAGAACAATTATGAAGTATTTATGTTGTGCAGGCTGTGAACATGGCTGTATTGTATTCTTCAGAAAGGTTTCACAAAAATCTGAGATTAGAAAAAGCTGATTTGGTAGTTAAATTACCAAACTAAAATTTGACAATTGAAAATTCTTGCATTATGCTATCATTTTGTGTCAATATGTATATCGTTTTCTAATATTGCCATAATAACAATTCCTGATATAATTCTGACCTAATGGAACATCTGCTATTATATTATACATTTTACTGAGATTTTAACTTAGTCTAGATTTGACTCCTTTGCTTTCATTTTTGTTCAGGTTCAGGAAGAGATATAATTTCTTATATGAGACGGAGCTTCCTGCTGAGAGAGAAGTAAATAAGGAACTATTTTTACAGTTGCTTTTCATGTTTTTTGATAACTTTTGCTGCTGAACTGAATCTTTACTTTCTGGGTTTCTACAGTAACTGCAGAAGTTaataaagaaatcaaaggaTCCAAAAGTAGTTGCAGAACTAAAGGATCGGATTTCTTGGATTGTAAGTGATTGCAAGATTGAGAGAACACTTCCTCTCTAATTGCTGAAGTTGATTTAGGAAATGTTTTGGCTCACCTCAAAATTGATAAAGGGTGCACCAACCTTCTCTCATTGCCTTAGCTGTTGCTGGGAAGGTGGAATGCTTCTTTGTCAATCTGGGGGCTCCCAAATAGCCAACTTTTATTTACCCTCCCCCTGTTTTATATGGTTCTCTTTTGGAATTATATGGTGACATTACACCACATACTTTTGTGTTTTACCTGTTTTTGTCAGGACAAAAATCTGAGGACAGAATCAGCAAAACATATTGATGCTGGGATTCTTTCTGAGcataagaaaaaagagagagaagcagcAAAGGAAGGGAAACGCCCATATTATCTGAAAAAATGTAATGTTTGCCAACCTAGTTTTTCTTCAATCAGACTACTTACTGACAGTCTAACTGAGTTAATGGATATGCAGCGGAAATACGGGAGCGGAGACTCATTGAGAAATACAACAATCTCAAAGTATGTCCAAATCCTtcagaacatttttttttttgggaggggcgGATTTTGAAAACTATTTGGAGTAATTGGATCATTATCTATCGTGGTTCCCTCATTATTGCCATGTTTGATTTACAGGAGACAGGCAAGCTTGAATCCTTTATTGagaaaaggaggaggaaaaaTGCCTCGAAGGACCATCGTTTTGTGCCTTATCGGCGGTCGAACAACGAGGACCAGAAGTAGTGTTTTCAAGCATCTCTTATTATTGAAGGGTTTTTTGTTGCTCGATGTAGAAATTAAGCGGTTTTGTTCTTCTCTTTATATCCTTCGCTACCCATGAATTTTGGTTGGGTAACTTTCAATGGGAAATGAGTAAAATGTGTTGAGCATTATCAATTGTTACACTGTGTTGTGATTCCAATGCCTCCATCAGAAGTAATTTCAGTAGGTTCACCAAATTCTATTGATACCCTTTCTGATTCCTGGCTTCAGATCATTACTGATCAAGACAAATTTGGTTTAACCTTTTTGAAGAAGCTCTAATGAAATAGTTTCCAGCGTTGAACATCACCTCTATAAACTCCAGACAACCAACATCAGAAGGCCTGGGCACTTTGACACAATGGAAATGTTTACGGCTACTGTAATCTCCTTGGGCAAAGCAAAAGTTTTAATATCAAAGTGAACTACAGTTGCAAGATACAAGATCCCATCTCCTTGTATCTCATCTCCAACTCATAGAGACCTTGATTCAGCTGTCATCAATCTTTTGATCTATCTTGTTTATGCACCAATTTTCCTGGAATTAATGGTTCAAGTAATGGGAGGGCTTAGATGGGAAGGGATATAGGTTTATAGAGGACTTTTTCAAAGAGAGGAAGATAGAGATAGACACCGATCTGGTGGATATACTGatggcatacccaaccttttctcattttttcacGTATGCTTTTATCCAAAACCTCCATTTACTCTCTACACTGACTTTGACTTGGGATATTTGGTTATCTTGATGCTTATGGATGAATGTTTAGGTATTTAAACATGCTATGGTTTTAATCATGCTTATGGATGAATGTTGGGAGATTTGTGGTGTTCAGAACCTGCAAAAGTGGTGCATCTATGGTTTTAATCATGCTTCATTTTTACTAAAGCAAGATTGCAATTATTGATCCCAGTTTCTTCAATAGTTCAATGAGGTACTACTGAAGATGCTCTGCTGTGAA is drawn from Macadamia integrifolia cultivar HAES 741 chromosome 7, SCU_Mint_v3, whole genome shotgun sequence and contains these coding sequences:
- the LOC122084422 gene encoding LOW QUALITY PROTEIN: ribosomal RNA processing protein 36 homolog (The sequence of the model RefSeq protein was modified relative to this genomic sequence to represent the inferred CDS: substituted 1 base at 1 genomic stop codon), which produces MKIKKSDHMVATSSKHKLDESDENESSSEEEEELERELADFSFEELQKARSNGFQSLYEKPNPEKKVGRANKNRPMEISSKKPVSRFREVIQVPKRVIRDPRFESLSGTLDVDGFRKRYNFLYETELPAEREXLQKLIKKSKDPKVVAELKDRISWIDKNLRTESAKHIDAGILSEHKKKEREAAKEGKRPYYLKKSEIRERRLIEKYNNLKETGKLESFIEKRRRKNASKDHRFVPYRRSNNEDQK